GTGCCCCGCGACATGCGGTGCCGCTCGATCCGATCGAGCTGCTGGACGACATGGTCGCGGACGACACCGTGGCGCATTGCCCGCTGGTCTACGGCTACGTGAACTACGCGTCGGTGGCTCTGGACCGTCGGGTGACGTTCACCGACGCGCCGTCGGAGCGGCAGGGGTCGCGGCCGGGTTCGACGATCGGCGGAACCGGACTCGCGATCACCGCGCGCTGCACACCGGGCGCTGATCTCGTCGACCATCTGCGGTGGTTGCTTTCGGCAACTGCGCAGGAGACGTTCATCCCGGTGCACTCGGGGCAGCCGGCGCTTTCGAGCGCGTGGCAGTCCGACCTGGTCAACGATCCGGTCGCGGGCTTCTACCGCTGCACGCTGCCGACGATCACGTCGGCCTTTGTCCGGCCCCGGCTCGCCGGGTACATCGGCTTCCAGACTGCGGCGAGCGAGGTTGTCCGCGAGGTCGCTTCCCGTGCCGTCTCGACGACCGTGGGTCTGGATCGGATCGCTGGCTTGTGGAAGGAGATCGGCGATGAGTGAAGAGGTGCTGTTCGAACAGCAAGGGCAGGTCGCTGTTATCACCCTCAACCGGCCGGCGAAGCTCAATGCGGTCACCGCGGAGATGTCGGATGCGCTGGTCGAGCTGGCTCGGCACTGCAACGAGTCCGACGACGTGCGTGCCGTCGTACTGACGGGGGCCGGGCGGGCGTTCAGTGCCGGATCGGACATCCGGGAGCTCGACAAGTACCCGACCCCGTGGGCGTTCAGGAACCGTGCGGACTACTGCGACTCGCTCAAGGTCCTGCGCAAGCCGGTGGTTGCCGCGGTCGACGGATACGCGCTCGGTGGCGGTCTCGAAACCGCCCTGATCTGCGACATCCGGCTCGCGTCGACGACCGCCAGCTTCGCGGCCGCGGAGGTGAAGCTCGGATGGATCGGCGGTGGCGGCATGTCCGCACTGCTGACCCACAACATCGGGCCGGGCAATGCCGCGCTGATGCTCATGACCGGCGATCCGATCGACGCCTCGCGCGCACTGAGCTGGGGGCTGGTCAGCGAGGTACTGGAGCCGGATGCGCTGCTGCCTCGCGCGCTCGAGCTGGCCACCACGATCGCGTCGCGTGCCCCGATCGCCGTCGAGACCGCGAAGGCGAACCTGTCGGCGGCGATGAACCTGCCGCTCGATCAGGCCGTCGCGTACGAGCGCGACCTTCAGACTGTCTGCTTCGCGACGAACGACGCGGCCGAGGGCCGAGCGGCCTTCGCTGACAAGCGTGCGCCGCAGTTCACCCGTTCGTAGCGCCGGGTCCCAGGTTGCGGCGGATCCAGTTCTCGATGCCGGCGACGTGCGACAGCGACAGCGCGGCGGCGACGCTCGGTTGCCGGTCACCGATCGCGAGGGCGATCGCGCGGTGCTCGCGCTTCGTCTGCTCGAAGGAGTCTTCCTGAGTGACCGCTCGCCAGGTGCGGGCCTGGTGGGTGCGTCCGGCGACGCTGTCGACCAGTGAGCACAACACCGGATTGCCCGCGGCCGTGGCGATCCGGTGATGGAACTCCAGGTCGTTCGCCACCACATCGCCGACCGGGCTGTCGATGTCGACAGCCTCGGTCAGCGCGAGCAGCTCGGCCACGTCGTCGGCGCTCATCAGGAGCGCGGCCTTCTCGGCAGCCATCGGTTCGAGCGCCCGGCGTACCTCGAACAGGTCGAGGATGCCGGAGTCCTGATGGAAGTCGATGATGAAGCTCATCGTCTCCAGGAGCAGGTCGGGCGTCAGGCTCGTGACATAGGTTCCGTCGCCCCGCCGTACGTCGAGGATCCGCAGCATCGACAGCACGCTGACCGCCTCGCGCAGCGGGCTCCGCGAAATACCGAGCTGGTCGGCGAGATCCGCCTCGCGAGGCAGCTTGTCGCCGGGCTTGAGGCGGCCGTCGAGAATCATCGTCTTGATCTTCTCGATCGCGAC
This Kribbella sp. NBC_00482 DNA region includes the following protein-coding sequences:
- a CDS encoding FadR/GntR family transcriptional regulator, which translates into the protein MALTDVAIEKIKTMILDGRLKPGDKLPREADLADQLGISRSPLREAVSVLSMLRILDVRRGDGTYVTSLTPDLLLETMSFIIDFHQDSGILDLFEVRRALEPMAAEKAALLMSADDVAELLALTEAVDIDSPVGDVVANDLEFHHRIATAAGNPVLCSLVDSVAGRTHQARTWRAVTQEDSFEQTKREHRAIALAIGDRQPSVAAALSLSHVAGIENWIRRNLGPGATNG
- a CDS encoding enoyl-CoA hydratase/isomerase family protein, whose product is MSEEVLFEQQGQVAVITLNRPAKLNAVTAEMSDALVELARHCNESDDVRAVVLTGAGRAFSAGSDIRELDKYPTPWAFRNRADYCDSLKVLRKPVVAAVDGYALGGGLETALICDIRLASTTASFAAAEVKLGWIGGGGMSALLTHNIGPGNAALMLMTGDPIDASRALSWGLVSEVLEPDALLPRALELATTIASRAPIAVETAKANLSAAMNLPLDQAVAYERDLQTVCFATNDAAEGRAAFADKRAPQFTRS